The nucleotide window GTCCCCGCGGTCGGGGTCGAGGGATAGGAACTGGTCGAAAACCGGACCACGGTTCCGGTGAAGTCCGGATCGGACGGGTTCGCCCAGGAAAGGGTGGCCTGGCCGTTTCCCGACACCGCCGTGAAAGAGGAAACGACACTCGGCGCCGTGGCGTCGGTTGGCGTGGCCTGTGCGTTCGCCGCCGTGGAGTAGTTCGGCACTTCATCGTAGGCGAACGCCGAGTAGAAGTAGACCGCTCCGTTCGTAAGGCCCTGGTGGGCGAAGGATCCCGCCGAAGACGGAGCTCCCGCAAAACGGCCTTCGTTCCCGTTCGGAACGGGCGAGCCCGCGCTCGGGGTGGACGGGTAGTTCGTCTGCGAGTACCGGATGAGGGTTCCCGCGAAATCCGCGTCGGAGGGGTTCGTCCAGGAGAGCTGGACGGTTGTGTCGCCGGCGACCGCTGTGAACGAGAGAACGGGGCTCGGAGCCGTGACGTCCTGAGGGGTTCCGAACGTTGTCGCCTTCACGGAGTAGTTCGGGACCTCGTCATAAGCGAACGCGGAGAAGTAGTGAGTCACGCCGTTCGGAAGGCCCCAGCCCGAGATTGTGTCTCGGTCACCAGGTGTGCCGGGAACGAGACCGTTGTTCCCATTCGGAAGCGGGAGCCCATCGAGGACGGTGTTCGGATAGGTGGCAGCTGAGTAGGCGATGTACACACCCTGGAAGTCCTCCGTCGAAGGATTGCGCCAGGTCAGCACCATGGTCGAGTCTCCGGCCTGCGCTGCGAATTGGGTCACCGGCGCCGGGGAGAGCGTATCAGCCGGGGTGGCGAAGGCACCGAGCGGAGGAGAGAACGTGATGCCGTTCGTTGCGTAGATAGAGTAGTAGCAGGTCAGCCCATTCGTCCGGCCAGCATGGGTCCACGAACCACTACTCCCCGGGGTCCCCGAGAAGAAGCCATCGTTGCCGTTCTCCACCGGTCCACCGACAAGCGTCTCGTGCGGATAGCCGGAATAGCCATAAAGAACACGCACGCTCTTGAAGTCCGCATCGGGAGGATTCGTCCAGGTCAGGCGGATCTCGCCATCTCCCTTTGCGGCGTGAAAGGCGCCCGGAGAAGCGACGAGAATATCGGGGAGATTCAGACGGCCGTAACCGTAGATGTTGTCCTGGCCCGGAGCCCCCATGTCAACTGCCGATGAAGTGAGAGCCGTCCACAGCTGGTCTACCGAGTATTCGGGATGCACCGACTTGATGAGCGCGGCGGCACCGGCAACGTGAGGAGCTGAAAAGGAGGTTCCGATTATCTCCGCAGAACCTCCGTTGAACAGAGTGACCCCATCTGGGCCGACAACCTCTGGCTTCATTCGACCGTCGTTTGTCGGACCCTCCGAACTGTATGACCTGGAGGGTCCCGACACCCAGGAGCTGGCAGCTACCGCACCCACGGCCATCGCACCCTCGGCATCACCGGGAGTGGTAATGCTGCTACCGAATACTTGATGTTCGTGGACTGAATCACATGTGACGTACAGTTCATACTTGTGGCCACCCGACGCGCTGTAGTTACCCAGAGCAATGTAGTAGTACCCGGTGTATGGTGCGGCATACGTCAGTACTTCATACGGTGGCTGAAACCCCGTCTGGCGTGTCATCTCCCCTGTCAGGTAGTTTAAGCTCGCATCATAGAGCAGCACGTCGTAGTCCTGATCCGTGACTTCCCAGTCGTCCCATGTGAAGTCGATTCTAATTGAGTTGCCGGCGGTACTGTAGATCCTCAACAGTTCATCTCCAGGGGCAAACTCGTGGAATCCATTGTGATTCGCGTCGACGAAACTCCCCTCATTATGGTCATCTCTGGAGTTACCGGCGGACTTCACGAAGAGGATACCATTGGCCTTGGCCTGATTCACTTTCTCGCACATCAACCCTTGCCCATCGAAAAAGTTGACATTCTTGAACCCCAAGGACATGTTGATGACGTCAATGTCTTCGGCTATGCACGAGTCGATCGCGTTTTCGACATCAGGCTCCCCTGCCACCTTGATCAGGAACAGGTCGGCCCCTGGGGCCATATCGTGAATGATCTCGGCTATCCCGGTTCCATGTTGCGAGGACCCTGATTCCATGCCGGCTCCGGTGAGATTCAGGGTGTGAACCGGCGGAAGCTCTCCGGCGGCGATTGTGTTGCTAAGATTGCCGAAGGCTTGGTCGATTACCGCGACCTTGACTCCCTGGCCCCAATACAGGTTCTGGTGGTACAAGCTCGCCCCTGTGAGGCCGACACCCTCGCTGGTGTAGTACTCTGCTTCTGGTCGCCTCATGAGATGAACGAAGCGAACGCCCGGAACTGACTCGGCCACTTCCTCAAGGCGAGCCAGAGGAACCAGCGCCACAATCCAGTGCTCCGACTTCCTGCTGAGCTTTCCCCCAAGGTATTCGAGCATGGAAAGGTCTATGGAGGACGCCTTCTCACCGACGGGAGGATCAAGAACAACTTCAATCAGACCACCGGCTGTCAGTTCGACGTTCCGCCTGGCGGCAATGGCAAGAACATCTTGCATTGGTGACTCTGTTGCAGCACGGCAGAGTTTCGCAAGAACCCCTTCGAGCTTGGGGTTACCCTTCTCCACAATCTCCGCGTATTCGCCAAGCACTCCTGCCGCGTCTACCAAGGCGCTGGACTGCGGAGTAGGGGCTTCAGGATCTGTGGAAACCTCGCTCGCAGTCAATCCGGGGGCGAGAGGAGCGATCATGAAGAAGGCAAGGAGGACGATCGGGCGCACCGAGGGAGACGCGTGGCTTCTCATGCTGATACCTCCGGCCTGGGAAACCGTAAGAAATGCGAAGTACGCCTGTGGCGGGCGAAGGTTCTCGATCTCGTGTCTGGGCACATGAAGAACTCACCCCGAAGTCATGTGAAACCAAAGTGACATGGTTTGGAACTTCGAGTAGGCTCACGTCTAGATCTTCAACGGTAGGATTGTCAAGGGATTCCGTGAGACCGCAACGACGAGGAGGGGACAGATGGAAGGAGGCAGCAGCCGGAACGATTCGGGCGAGGGAAGGGCCGAAGTCGAGGAGCCGACCCGGCCCGCTGGCAAAGAGCGGCGAGGATGCGGGAGCACCTCCTTCCGCTCAAGGCTAATCGCCGAAGGGTCGGCTTCGGCGAAGGATTCGCCTCACGAAAGGATCTTCAGGATCTTCTGGAGGTCCTGCTCGATCGCGGCGAGGGCGCTGTTCGCGTTCGTCTCGATCGACGCCTCCTCTCTCGGGTCGTCGAGGATCCCCTTCTTGGAGAGCTTTCGCTTCGCGCCGGCGATCGTGAATCCCTCTTCGTAGAGAAGATGCCGGATGAGGAAGATGAGCTTGATGTCCTTCTCCTGATAGACGCGGTTCCCCGCCCGGTTCTTTCTCGGCGCCAGGGCGGGGAACTCCGACTCCCAGTAGCGGAGGACATGCGGCTTCACCTTCGTGAGATCCGCGATCTCGGTGATGGAGTAGTAAACCTTTCCTTCCGGTAGCTTCATCATGCCCGGTTCCTCTCGGTCGCGCTCTTGTCGAACATCCTCGGCCTATTCCGTTCTCGCGCGCCGCTCGCGCGCGTCGGGTCTCGGTCGCGGCGAAAGAGCCCCCTCTCCTCCCGCGCAGTCCCTTTCCGATCATCTTTCCGTTCGATCCGTCTCATCGGTCGTTTCCTTTTCGGAAGCAGAAGCGGTTCTCGGTCCCCGCGAGAAGACGCCGAACGTTTTCCCGATGCCTCCAGACCACGAGCGCCGTGACGAGGAGCGAGACGAGGAGCGCCCCGACCCGGATCGGCCCGTCCCGGAGCGCGTCGATCGCCGCGACCGAAGCGGGGAGCGCCGCCGCGCCGAGCACCGAGCCGAGCGAGACGTACCGCGTCGAGAAGACCGCCGCGAGAAAGACCGCGAGGGCGATGCCCGCCTCGAGCGGAAGGAGAACGAAGAAGACGCCCGCCGCCGTCGCGACCCCCTTCCCTCCGCGAAAGCGAAGAAACGGCGTCCACACATGCCCCGCGATGGCGGCGACTCCCGCGGCCGCCGCGCCGTTCGCCTCGCCGAGCGCTCGCCCGAGAAGAACGGC belongs to Candidatus Eisenbacteria bacterium and includes:
- the plsY gene encoding glycerol-3-phosphate 1-O-acyltransferase PlsY → MPAALLAAFLLGSIPFGYLVPRLARGIDIRTVGSGNPGFTNVFRAAGPAPGIAVLLADAGKGVLAVLLGRALGEANGAAAAGVAAIAGHVWTPFLRFRGGKGVATAAGVFFVLLPLEAGIALAVFLAAVFSTRYVSLGSVLGAAALPASVAAIDALRDGPIRVGALLVSLLVTALVVWRHRENVRRLLAGTENRFCFRKGNDR
- a CDS encoding S8 family serine peptidase; amino-acid sequence: MRSHASPSVRPIVLLAFFMIAPLAPGLTASEVSTDPEAPTPQSSALVDAAGVLGEYAEIVEKGNPKLEGVLAKLCRAATESPMQDVLAIAARRNVELTAGGLIEVVLDPPVGEKASSIDLSMLEYLGGKLSRKSEHWIVALVPLARLEEVAESVPGVRFVHLMRRPEAEYYTSEGVGLTGASLYHQNLYWGQGVKVAVIDQAFGNLSNTIAAGELPPVHTLNLTGAGMESGSSQHGTGIAEIIHDMAPGADLFLIKVAGEPDVENAIDSCIAEDIDVINMSLGFKNVNFFDGQGLMCEKVNQAKANGILFVKSAGNSRDDHNEGSFVDANHNGFHEFAPGDELLRIYSTAGNSIRIDFTWDDWEVTDQDYDVLLYDASLNYLTGEMTRQTGFQPPYEVLTYAAPYTGYYYIALGNYSASGGHKYELYVTCDSVHEHQVFGSSITTPGDAEGAMAVGAVAASSWVSGPSRSYSSEGPTNDGRMKPEVVGPDGVTLFNGGSAEIIGTSFSAPHVAGAAALIKSVHPEYSVDQLWTALTSSAVDMGAPGQDNIYGYGRLNLPDILVASPGAFHAAKGDGEIRLTWTNPPDADFKSVRVLYGYSGYPHETLVGGPVENGNDGFFSGTPGSSGSWTHAGRTNGLTCYYSIYATNGITFSPPLGAFATPADTLSPAPVTQFAAQAGDSTMVLTWRNPSTEDFQGVYIAYSAATYPNTVLDGLPLPNGNNGLVPGTPGDRDTISGWGLPNGVTHYFSAFAYDEVPNYSVKATTFGTPQDVTAPSPVLSFTAVAGDTTVQLSWTNPSDADFAGTLIRYSQTNYPSTPSAGSPVPNGNEGRFAGAPSSAGSFAHQGLTNGAVYFYSAFAYDEVPNYSTAANAQATPTDATAPSVVSSFTAVSGNGQATLSWANPSDPDFTGTVVRFSTSSYPSTPTAGT
- a CDS encoding MerR family transcriptional regulator encodes the protein MMKLPEGKVYYSITEIADLTKVKPHVLRYWESEFPALAPRKNRAGNRVYQEKDIKLIFLIRHLLYEEGFTIAGAKRKLSKKGILDDPREEASIETNANSALAAIEQDLQKILKILS